A portion of the Sandaracinobacteroides saxicola genome contains these proteins:
- a CDS encoding type II toxin-antitoxin system VapC family toxin, whose translation MRLLLDTHILVWYFSGDQRLAPIGRAMVNDPTNDICVSLASLWEIAIKYHLPRTPRDPIPFSPEATLDLIRNADFQPLTISTEHILSLSTLPWHHRDPFDRLLIAQSIAERRIFLTADAALGAYGPSVLPL comes from the coding sequence ATGAGGCTGCTCCTCGATACGCATATCCTGGTCTGGTATTTCAGCGGCGACCAACGGCTGGCCCCCATAGGGCGGGCGATGGTCAACGATCCCACCAACGACATCTGCGTCAGTCTGGCTTCGTTGTGGGAAATCGCGATCAAATATCATTTGCCGCGCACACCGCGTGACCCGATACCCTTTTCACCCGAAGCGACGCTGGATCTCATCCGAAACGCCGACTTTCAACCGCTCACCATCAGCACTGAGCATATCCTCTCACTCTCCACCCTCCCCTGGCACCACCGCGATCCCTTCGACCGGCTACTGATCGCGCAGTCCATCGCGGAACGCCGCATCTTCCTCACCGCCGACGCCGCGCTCGGCGCCTACGGCCCCTCCGTCCTGCCCCTCTGA
- a CDS encoding MFS transporter, translating into MTASRRPAVMAMLAACLFYAAFGGLIQWFPIWLIEVKDITGEQLGLLISLAGAARIVSGPLFGAWADGRRDRRAPIRMLAALTLLAMAGLVVSEIYAVNFALAMMAEVTFWALIAFLESALLRLTRPDRFPTYGLARGLASLSFVVGNIACGMLVDWGGNGTIWWWMTLLIAALLASAFMMSAEPVERGDEPPFGVRLREGLAMVRRTEFALLMFGCGIIQAAHQFYYIFGTKLWIDELGISATTAGWVFALGATAEALFLMLVARHLEHVRPATLMVIGGVGAMLRWSLMATGPELPLLLALQLLHAASFACTFLGAMRGIQAMWGDDRTPTAQMIFMALATAPSQAVASYLAGAAFERGGGPVGYAVMAGVAMVGTLLVLWLRVRVGRAVAA; encoded by the coding sequence ATGACCGCATCCCGTCGCCCCGCCGTGATGGCGATGCTGGCCGCGTGCCTGTTCTATGCGGCGTTCGGCGGGCTGATCCAATGGTTCCCGATCTGGCTCATCGAGGTGAAGGACATCACGGGCGAGCAGCTGGGGCTGCTGATCTCGCTGGCGGGGGCGGCACGCATCGTGTCGGGGCCGCTGTTCGGCGCCTGGGCGGACGGGCGGCGGGACCGGCGGGCACCGATCCGCATGCTGGCGGCGCTGACGCTGCTGGCGATGGCAGGGCTGGTGGTGAGCGAGATCTATGCCGTCAACTTCGCGCTGGCGATGATGGCGGAGGTGACCTTCTGGGCGCTGATCGCGTTCCTGGAATCGGCGCTGTTGCGGCTGACCCGGCCGGACCGCTTTCCGACCTATGGGCTGGCGCGGGGCCTTGCCAGCCTGTCCTTCGTGGTGGGCAACATCGCCTGCGGCATGCTGGTGGACTGGGGCGGCAACGGGACCATCTGGTGGTGGATGACGCTGCTGATCGCGGCGCTGCTGGCGTCGGCCTTCATGATGTCTGCGGAGCCGGTCGAGCGCGGGGACGAGCCGCCCTTCGGGGTGCGGCTGCGGGAGGGGCTGGCGATGGTGCGGCGGACGGAGTTCGCGCTGTTGATGTTCGGCTGCGGCATCATCCAGGCGGCGCACCAGTTCTACTACATCTTCGGCACCAAGCTCTGGATCGATGAACTCGGCATTTCGGCGACCACCGCGGGGTGGGTGTTCGCGCTGGGTGCCACGGCGGAAGCGCTGTTCCTGATGCTGGTGGCACGCCATCTGGAGCATGTCCGGCCGGCGACGCTGATGGTGATCGGCGGCGTGGGCGCGATGCTGCGCTGGTCGCTGATGGCGACGGGGCCGGAGCTGCCGCTGCTGCTGGCGTTGCAGTTGCTGCACGCCGCCAGTTTCGCCTGCACCTTTCTGGGGGCGATGCGCGGCATCCAGGCGATGTGGGGCGATGATCGGACGCCGACGGCGCAGATGATCTTCATGGCGCTGGCAACCGCGCCGTCGCAGGCGGTGGCGAGCTATCTGGCGGGCGCTGCGTTCGAGCGCGGCGGCGGGCCGGTGGGCTATGCGGTGATGGCGGGCGTGGCGATGGTGGGGACGCTGTTGGTGCTCTGGCTGCGGGTGCGCGTGGGGCGGGCGGTGGCGGCGTGA
- a CDS encoding patatin-like protein: MREKELRLALVCYGGVSLAVYMHGITKELWKLLRASEAFASGQAVSGDSEPVWAALLQALPLRLRVVTDIIAGASAGGINGILLGHAIVGGHDMEALRDLWLAKADIDVMLDPDARPASRLSRIYAEPFAWWAAKASNTLAAIDSEVRAEVTMKLSRFVRSRWFAPPFSGDGLTLLLDEAIAAMRATGPPLLPATQSLDLFVTVTDYHGMGQRLMLHSPTAITETEHRRIISFSVPPGKGRVLGERPALVFAARATASFPGAFPPAGIGEIDRMLAARGEPWPGRAAFVAASLSGDRPVEELRLIDGSVLNNAPFGPAIATLRHRPAHRSVDRRFVYIDPSPGVHGLVPGGDRPEPGFFTTILRALADIPREQPIRDNLEAIAAVSQRIRRLRGVVEGMTPAVDAAIARAVGGGFFLLPLSAPRLARARSRIQSVAAKEAGFAYAAYAHLKLRVVIDEAAALLAQAAGMDALHEQDMRQALRGHAEAVGAMDVAAVTAKEGPSSAYVGLMRALDLGFRVRRLRFVIRRVTQLAEAADSGEAPDAADAMKARLHLALAPFLRLRRGDEVLAPVAAQLRAGDIAGAVEALKRWMDLSALDAAADRAVLDVSGGKPSRGLRQAVIRAWLGFPFYDIALLPLMQDDGFESFDEIKVDRISPEDATALKSGGTRATLKGWQMNAFGAFFSRAWRENDYLWGRLHAAERLVDIVVSAVDGEMPVAITKMKRQLFAAILASEREHLTLIHPLIDELEGYNRAPTSS, encoded by the coding sequence GTGCGCGAGAAGGAGTTGCGGCTGGCGCTGGTCTGCTATGGCGGGGTCAGCCTGGCCGTTTACATGCACGGCATCACCAAGGAATTGTGGAAACTGCTCCGCGCGTCGGAGGCGTTCGCCAGCGGCCAGGCGGTGTCGGGCGACAGCGAACCGGTGTGGGCAGCGTTGCTGCAGGCGCTGCCGCTGCGGCTGCGGGTGGTGACGGACATCATCGCCGGCGCGTCGGCGGGGGGCATCAACGGAATCCTGCTGGGCCATGCCATCGTCGGCGGGCACGACATGGAGGCACTGCGCGACCTGTGGCTGGCGAAGGCCGACATCGATGTCATGCTGGACCCCGACGCGCGGCCGGCATCGCGCCTGAGCCGCATCTATGCCGAACCCTTTGCCTGGTGGGCGGCGAAGGCCAGCAACACGCTGGCGGCGATCGACAGCGAGGTGCGCGCCGAGGTGACGATGAAGCTGTCGCGCTTCGTCCGCAGCCGCTGGTTCGCGCCGCCGTTCAGCGGTGACGGGCTGACGCTGCTGCTGGACGAGGCGATCGCGGCGATGCGGGCGACGGGCCCGCCGCTGCTGCCGGCAACGCAGTCGCTCGACCTGTTCGTGACGGTCACCGACTATCACGGCATGGGTCAGCGGCTGATGCTGCACAGCCCGACCGCGATCACCGAGACCGAGCACCGGCGGATCATCAGTTTTTCGGTGCCGCCGGGCAAGGGGCGGGTGTTGGGGGAACGGCCGGCGCTGGTGTTCGCCGCGCGCGCGACGGCAAGTTTTCCCGGCGCCTTTCCCCCCGCGGGCATCGGCGAGATCGACCGGATGCTGGCGGCGCGGGGCGAGCCCTGGCCGGGGCGCGCGGCGTTCGTCGCGGCCTCGCTGTCCGGTGACCGGCCGGTGGAGGAGCTGCGGCTGATCGACGGCAGCGTGCTGAACAATGCGCCGTTCGGGCCGGCGATCGCGACGCTGCGGCATCGGCCGGCGCATCGGTCAGTGGATCGGCGTTTCGTCTATATCGATCCCTCGCCGGGGGTGCATGGGCTGGTGCCGGGAGGCGACCGGCCGGAGCCGGGGTTTTTCACCACCATCCTGCGGGCGCTGGCGGACATTCCGCGCGAGCAGCCGATCCGCGACAATCTGGAGGCGATTGCCGCGGTTTCCCAGCGGATCCGCCGCCTGCGCGGTGTGGTAGAAGGGATGACGCCGGCGGTGGACGCGGCGATCGCGCGGGCGGTGGGTGGCGGTTTCTTCCTGTTGCCGCTGTCGGCGCCGCGGCTGGCGCGGGCGCGCAGCCGCATCCAGTCGGTGGCGGCGAAAGAGGCGGGCTTTGCCTATGCCGCCTATGCCCATTTGAAGCTGCGCGTGGTGATCGACGAGGCAGCGGCGCTGCTGGCGCAGGCAGCGGGGATGGATGCCCTGCACGAGCAGGACATGCGGCAGGCCTTGCGCGGGCACGCCGAGGCCGTGGGCGCGATGGATGTGGCGGCGGTGACGGCGAAGGAGGGACCATCGAGTGCCTATGTCGGGTTGATGCGGGCGCTCGACCTGGGCTTCCGGGTGCGGCGGCTGCGCTTCGTCATCCGGCGGGTGACACAGCTGGCGGAGGCCGCGGACAGCGGCGAGGCACCGGACGCCGCCGATGCGATGAAGGCGCGGCTGCACCTGGCGCTGGCGCCTTTCCTGAGGCTGCGCCGGGGGGACGAGGTGCTGGCGCCGGTGGCGGCGCAGCTGCGGGCGGGTGATATCGCGGGGGCGGTGGAGGCGCTGAAACGATGGATGGACCTGTCTGCGCTGGATGCGGCGGCCGACCGGGCGGTGCTGGACGTCAGCGGTGGCAAGCCGTCGCGCGGGCTGCGGCAAGCGGTGATCCGGGCCTGGCTGGGGTTCCCCTTTTACGACATCGCCCTGCTGCCGTTGATGCAGGACGATGGTTTCGAGAGTTTCGACGAGATCAAGGTCGACCGGATCAGCCCGGAGGATGCGACGGCGCTGAAATCCGGGGGCACCCGAGCGACGCTGAAAGGCTGGCAGATGAACGCGTTCGGGGCGTTTTTCAGCCGGGCCTGGCGGGAGAATGACTATCTGTGGGGGCGGCTGCATGCCGCCGAGCGACTGGTGGATATCGTTGTCAGCGCGGTGGATGGCGAAATGCCAGTTGCCATCACCAAGATGAAACGGCAGCTTTTCGCCGCGATCCTGGCGTCGGAGCGCGAGCATCTGACGCTGATCCACCCGTTGATCGACGAACTGGAAGGATATAACCGTGCGCCCACCTCATCTTGA
- a CDS encoding type II toxin-antitoxin system Phd/YefM family antitoxin: protein MPAVNVLEAKTHFSRLLAQVESGQATEIIIARNGKPVARLVPIAAEPAPKPQRAFGMGRHLVPENFDWDAWAKADKEMDAEIERMFYGE, encoded by the coding sequence ATGCCCGCTGTCAACGTGCTCGAAGCCAAAACCCATTTCTCCCGCCTGCTCGCCCAGGTGGAAAGCGGTCAGGCAACCGAAATCATCATCGCCCGCAACGGCAAACCCGTCGCGCGCCTTGTCCCCATCGCCGCGGAACCCGCGCCCAAACCGCAGCGCGCGTTCGGCATGGGCCGTCATCTGGTCCCGGAAAACTTCGATTGGGATGCTTGGGCAAAAGCCGACAAGGAAATGGACGCCGAAATCGAACGAATGTTCTACGGCGAATGA
- a CDS encoding serine hydrolase domain-containing protein, translating to MLQGMGGAALAAGLPAALWARRRDHAAVKALIERYVAEGKVAGAVVGYVTPGAFRPVYLTAGKTAFDGEAVTPDTIHRVYSMTKPVTGMAVMQQVALGRLTLDTPVSDILPAYKDMQVAVDPAKSLESVPAKAPILVRHLLTHTAGLTYHIMGNGPLQQAYRRAGLMPGVGRLGAQPGDGAQPNLTGFVEALAKLPLRSEPGKEWHYSVALDLAGGVLEKVTGKTLDAVFAEQLLGPCGMPDTGFRLSAAQGRRLSTNYYRIGEKLVPIDSAAKSEWTSEPLILAGGAGLASSTRDYARFGQMLLNEGEIDGRRVMPRETARLAMSNLMPAGVFFEKSQGFGAGGRVTLPGNPEGDPAGSYGWGGAAGTIFAVDRARGFAVVLMVQYMPSEQYPLNKEFREAVKADWV from the coding sequence ATGTTGCAGGGGATGGGGGGCGCGGCGCTGGCGGCGGGCCTGCCGGCCGCGCTGTGGGCGCGGCGGCGCGATCATGCGGCGGTGAAGGCGCTGATCGAGCGCTATGTCGCCGAGGGAAAGGTGGCGGGCGCGGTCGTCGGCTATGTGACGCCGGGCGCGTTCAGGCCGGTCTATCTGACGGCGGGCAAGACGGCGTTCGATGGCGAGGCGGTGACACCCGATACCATCCACCGCGTCTATTCGATGACCAAGCCGGTGACGGGCATGGCGGTGATGCAGCAGGTGGCGCTGGGGCGGCTGACGCTGGACACGCCGGTTTCCGACATCCTGCCGGCGTACAAGGACATGCAAGTTGCGGTCGACCCGGCGAAAAGCCTGGAGTCGGTGCCGGCCAAGGCGCCGATCCTGGTGCGGCACCTGCTGACCCATACCGCCGGCCTGACCTATCACATCATGGGCAACGGCCCGCTGCAGCAGGCCTATCGCAGGGCCGGGTTGATGCCGGGCGTGGGACGGCTGGGGGCGCAGCCGGGGGATGGCGCGCAGCCGAACCTGACCGGCTTCGTGGAAGCGCTGGCCAAGCTGCCGTTACGCAGCGAACCGGGGAAGGAGTGGCATTATTCGGTGGCGCTCGACCTGGCGGGCGGGGTGCTGGAGAAGGTGACGGGCAAGACGCTGGACGCGGTGTTCGCCGAGCAGTTGCTGGGGCCGTGCGGGATGCCGGATACCGGGTTCCGGCTGAGCGCGGCGCAGGGCAGGCGGCTGTCGACGAATTATTATCGGATCGGCGAGAAGCTGGTGCCGATCGACAGCGCGGCGAAGAGCGAATGGACCAGCGAGCCGCTGATTCTTGCGGGCGGGGCCGGGCTGGCGTCCAGCACGCGGGATTATGCCCGGTTCGGGCAGATGCTGCTGAACGAGGGCGAGATCGACGGTCGGCGCGTGATGCCGCGGGAGACGGCGCGGCTGGCGATGAGCAACCTGATGCCGGCGGGGGTGTTTTTCGAGAAATCGCAGGGTTTCGGGGCCGGGGGCCGGGTGACATTGCCCGGCAATCCGGAGGGCGATCCGGCGGGGAGCTATGGCTGGGGCGGTGCCGCGGGGACGATCTTCGCGGTGGATCGGGCGCGGGGCTTCGCCGTGGTGTTGATGGTGCAATATATGCCGAGCGAGCAATATCCGCTGAACAAGGAGTTTCGTGAGGCGGTGAAGGCGGACTGGGTGTGA
- a CDS encoding GGDEF domain-containing protein: MAMALAIAFAVKLFLVALFFGVRAARRWRRQALSDPLTGLPNRRALDAALARAAPGLALLFIDVDRFKAVNDARGHAAGDALLLALTATWPRGDFIARYGGDEFVALVPAARAGALAQGLLVSARSAGATLSIGRAEGDAATLLLRADRALALAKVRGGDRVVADSPAIGLLRVV, from the coding sequence ATGGCAATGGCGCTGGCAATCGCATTCGCGGTGAAGCTGTTTCTGGTGGCGCTGTTTTTCGGCGTGCGGGCCGCGCGGCGCTGGCGGCGCCAGGCGCTGAGCGATCCCCTGACCGGCCTGCCCAACCGGCGCGCACTGGATGCGGCGCTGGCGCGCGCGGCGCCGGGGCTGGCGCTGCTGTTCATCGATGTCGACCGCTTCAAGGCGGTCAACGATGCCCGCGGGCATGCCGCAGGCGATGCGCTGTTGCTGGCGCTGACGGCCACCTGGCCGCGCGGGGATTTCATCGCGCGCTACGGTGGTGACGAGTTCGTGGCGCTGGTACCGGCGGCCCGGGCCGGGGCATTGGCGCAGGGACTGCTGGTGTCGGCACGAAGTGCGGGCGCGACGCTGAGCATCGGCCGGGCGGAGGGGGATGCGGCCACGCTGCTGCTTCGGGCCGACCGGGCGCTGGCGCTGGCGAAGGTGCGGGGCGGTGACCGGGTGGTGGCCGACAGTCCGGCGATCGGTCTGCTGCGCGTGGTGTGA
- a CDS encoding DUF6600 domain-containing protein encodes MMRYPRRMAALAMLGGLALAGCVDSYNAGYYPDAGYGGGIAGGYGYGERRVSSIDDFYRPLSSYGRWDSYGSYGRVWFPTVGRDWRPYTRGRWDSNRRWWSDEPFGWATYHYGRWAYDNRAGWFWVPDTRWGPAWVDWRDAGDYWGWAPRPPYGWGYGSGFGISWVFAPRSYVYQRDLYRRVVPWDAGRWHYDRSRPWNGDWGGRPGWNGGWQRPAPPPPVTRPPQWSERPPRDGPRPRWESERPRLNDDGRPERGERPDGWRGGERPAAGWNGGTPPQGRPAWGQPGNRPEGGRGGRGRPLADAGDGLPPADPVRSSPVAEVAPPRMPVPVQRFDPPAVNGGALGGFGGEAIPRVEAPRYEPPPRAEPARMEPARMEPPRMEMPRAEPSPAAERREMSREQPR; translated from the coding sequence ATGATGCGGTACCCCCGACGGATGGCGGCGCTGGCGATGCTGGGCGGATTGGCGCTGGCCGGCTGTGTCGACAGCTACAACGCCGGCTATTACCCGGACGCCGGCTATGGCGGCGGCATTGCCGGCGGCTATGGCTATGGCGAGCGTCGGGTCAGCAGCATCGATGATTTCTATCGCCCCCTGTCCAGCTATGGCCGCTGGGACAGTTATGGCAGCTATGGGCGGGTCTGGTTTCCGACCGTGGGCCGGGACTGGCGACCCTATACGCGCGGCCGCTGGGACAGCAACCGACGCTGGTGGTCGGACGAACCGTTCGGCTGGGCCACCTATCATTATGGCCGCTGGGCCTATGACAATCGCGCCGGCTGGTTCTGGGTGCCGGACACGCGCTGGGGGCCTGCCTGGGTCGATTGGCGCGACGCGGGCGATTATTGGGGCTGGGCGCCGCGCCCGCCCTATGGCTGGGGCTATGGCAGCGGGTTTGGCATCAGCTGGGTGTTTGCGCCGCGCAGCTATGTCTATCAGCGGGATCTGTATCGCCGGGTGGTGCCCTGGGATGCCGGACGCTGGCACTATGACCGCTCGCGGCCGTGGAATGGCGATTGGGGCGGCCGGCCGGGATGGAACGGCGGCTGGCAACGGCCCGCGCCGCCGCCGCCGGTCACGCGCCCGCCGCAATGGAGCGAGCGGCCCCCGCGGGATGGCCCGCGTCCGCGCTGGGAATCGGAGCGGCCGCGACTGAACGACGATGGTCGCCCGGAACGGGGCGAGCGGCCGGACGGCTGGCGCGGGGGAGAGCGCCCGGCCGCCGGCTGGAATGGCGGGACGCCGCCGCAGGGACGCCCCGCTTGGGGCCAGCCGGGAAACCGACCGGAGGGAGGCCGCGGCGGACGCGGGCGCCCGCTGGCGGATGCCGGCGACGGCCTGCCGCCGGCCGATCCGGTGCGGTCGTCCCCGGTGGCGGAGGTGGCACCGCCGCGCATGCCGGTGCCGGTGCAGCGCTTTGACCCGCCGGCGGTGAACGGCGGCGCGCTGGGTGGTTTCGGCGGCGAGGCAATCCCGCGCGTCGAGGCGCCGCGCTATGAGCCGCCGCCGCGGGCGGAGCCGGCACGCATGGAGCCGGCGCGCATGGAGCCGCCGCGGATGGAGATGCCGCGGGCCGAGCCGTCTCCGGCGGCGGAACGGCGTGAAATGTCAAGGGAACAACCGCGGTAG
- a CDS encoding CBU_0592 family membrane protein encodes MSAETILVEAVGWLGASLILGAYILVSMGRIAARSRTFQWMNVVGAAGFVVNSGANGAIPSAVLNVIWVGIGLWTLWAIRRDA; translated from the coding sequence GTGAGCGCGGAGACCATCCTTGTCGAGGCGGTGGGCTGGCTGGGCGCCTCGCTGATCCTGGGCGCCTACATCCTGGTGTCCATGGGGCGGATCGCGGCGCGATCGCGCACGTTCCAGTGGATGAATGTGGTGGGCGCGGCGGGGTTCGTGGTGAACAGCGGCGCCAATGGCGCGATCCCGTCAGCGGTGCTGAACGTGATCTGGGTGGGGATCGGCCTGTGGACGCTGTGGGCCATCCGGCGCGACGCCTGA
- a CDS encoding SDR family NAD(P)-dependent oxidoreductase has protein sequence MTSLFDLTGQTAIITGSSRGIGKAIAHRMAEAGATVIISSRKQDACDAAADEINSAVGRSAALSFAANIAAKDALQALVDFTVERCGQVDHLVCNAASNPYFGPMGGIADEQFLKILQNNVISNHWLIQMCAPAMVERGQGSITVVSSIGGLKASTVIGAYNISKAADLQLVRNLAAEFGPAGVRVNAICPGLIKTDFARALWDNPDILKQATAGSALKRIGMPDEIAGMAVFLASPAGAFTTGQAMVIDGGATIV, from the coding sequence ATGACCAGCCTTTTCGACCTGACCGGCCAGACCGCCATCATCACCGGCAGCAGCCGGGGCATCGGCAAGGCCATCGCCCACCGCATGGCCGAAGCCGGCGCCACCGTCATCATCAGCAGCCGCAAGCAGGACGCCTGCGACGCTGCGGCGGACGAGATCAACAGCGCGGTCGGCCGCAGCGCCGCCCTTTCCTTCGCCGCCAACATCGCCGCGAAGGACGCCTTGCAGGCGCTGGTCGACTTCACGGTCGAACGCTGCGGGCAGGTCGATCACCTCGTCTGCAACGCCGCCTCCAACCCCTATTTCGGCCCGATGGGGGGCATCGCGGACGAGCAGTTCCTGAAAATCCTCCAGAACAACGTCATCTCCAACCATTGGCTGATCCAGATGTGCGCCCCCGCCATGGTCGAACGCGGCCAGGGCAGCATCACCGTCGTCAGCTCGATCGGCGGCCTCAAGGCTTCCACCGTCATCGGTGCCTACAACATCTCCAAGGCCGCCGACCTGCAACTGGTACGCAACCTGGCGGCGGAATTCGGCCCCGCCGGCGTCCGCGTCAACGCCATCTGCCCCGGCCTCATCAAGACCGATTTCGCCCGCGCGCTGTGGGACAATCCCGACATCCTGAAACAGGCGACTGCCGGCAGCGCGCTGAAACGCATCGGCATGCCCGACGAGATCGCTGGCATGGCCGTGTTCCTCGCCAGCCCCGCCGGCGCCTTTACCACCGGCCAGGCCATGGTCATCGACGGCGGCGCGACCATCGTTTGA
- a CDS encoding circularly permuted type 2 ATP-grasp protein, which produces MVRRNQCSAVQAYDEMFGNGAVYPGDALPPGSSPPYARVREWIEAAPPGLMKTRREQAELFFRRIGITFAVYGDPDATERLIPFDIVPRIIAANEWAALEAGLTQRVNALNMFLSDIYGSQECLRAGIVPEELIARNTQFSLPMVGRRPPGDIWVHIAGIDLVRTGPDQFYVLEDNARTPSGVSYMLENREVMMRLMPELLLHGQGGGIAPVETYPDMLLSTLQSVAPASTRGEPCLALLTPGVHNSAYYEHSFLADKLGVELVEGSDLFVTNDILFMRTTDGPKRVDVLYRRVDDDFLDPLVFRPDSMLGVPGIVNAYHAGNLTLANAIGTGIADDKAIYSYMPDIVRFFTGAEPLLPNVPTWRCREPDALGHVLERLPELVVKEVDGSGGYGMLVGPHATRAELDAYAARLRADPAKFIAQPTLALSTCPTLTDAGIAPRHVDLRPFVLSGAHGVRIVPGGLTRVALKPGSLVVNSSQGGGTKDTWVLTGDLPAVGAALNGELSS; this is translated from the coding sequence ATGGTGCGCCGCAACCAATGTAGCGCGGTGCAGGCCTATGACGAAATGTTCGGCAACGGGGCCGTCTATCCGGGCGATGCCTTGCCGCCCGGCAGTTCGCCGCCCTATGCCCGGGTGCGGGAATGGATCGAGGCGGCGCCGCCCGGGCTGATGAAGACGCGGCGGGAGCAGGCCGAGCTGTTCTTTCGCCGGATCGGCATCACCTTCGCGGTCTATGGCGATCCGGACGCGACCGAGCGGCTGATCCCCTTCGATATCGTGCCGCGCATCATCGCCGCCAACGAATGGGCGGCGCTGGAAGCCGGCCTGACGCAGCGGGTCAATGCGCTGAACATGTTCCTGAGCGATATCTACGGGTCGCAGGAATGCCTGCGCGCCGGGATCGTGCCGGAAGAGCTGATCGCACGCAACACGCAGTTCAGCCTGCCGATGGTGGGGCGGCGGCCGCCCGGCGACATCTGGGTGCATATCGCCGGCATCGATCTGGTGCGCACCGGCCCCGACCAATTCTATGTGCTGGAGGACAATGCCCGGACCCCCAGCGGCGTCAGCTACATGCTGGAGAACCGCGAGGTGATGATGCGGCTGATGCCCGAGCTGCTGCTGCACGGGCAGGGCGGGGGCATCGCGCCGGTGGAGACCTATCCGGACATGCTGCTGTCGACGCTGCAATCCGTGGCGCCGGCGAGCACGCGGGGCGAGCCGTGCCTGGCGCTGCTGACGCCGGGCGTGCACAACAGCGCCTATTACGAGCACAGCTTTTTGGCGGACAAGCTGGGTGTGGAGCTGGTGGAGGGCAGCGACCTGTTCGTCACCAACGACATCCTGTTCATGCGCACCACCGACGGGCCAAAGCGGGTGGACGTGCTGTACCGGCGGGTGGACGATGATTTTCTCGATCCGCTGGTGTTCCGGCCGGATTCGATGCTGGGGGTGCCGGGCATCGTCAACGCCTATCATGCCGGCAACCTGACGCTGGCCAACGCGATCGGCACGGGCATCGCCGACGACAAGGCGATCTACAGCTATATGCCCGATATCGTGCGCTTCTTCACCGGCGCCGAGCCGCTGCTGCCCAATGTGCCGACCTGGCGCTGCCGGGAGCCGGACGCGCTGGGCCATGTGCTGGAGAGATTGCCGGAGCTGGTGGTGAAGGAGGTGGACGGCTCGGGCGGCTATGGCATGCTGGTGGGGCCGCATGCGACGCGGGCGGAACTGGACGCCTATGCGGCGCGGTTGCGCGCCGATCCGGCAAAGTTCATCGCGCAGCCGACGCTGGCATTGTCCACCTGCCCGACGCTGACCGATGCCGGCATCGCGCCGCGTCATGTCGACCTGCGGCCGTTCGTGCTGAGCGGTGCCCATGGCGTGCGGATCGTGCCGGGCGGGTTGACGCGGGTGGCGCTGAAACCCGGCAGCCTGGTGGTGAACAGCAGCCAGGGCGGCGGCACGAAGGACACATGGGTGCTGACGGGCGACCTGCCGGCCGTCGGAGCGGCGTTGAATGGCGAGTTGTCGTCTTGA
- a CDS encoding TMEM175 family protein → MREDGNRSDAARLDAFVDAAFAFALTLLVATNAGTTGTLIAALDAALASLPAFVFGFAVLAMFWHEHVSWRRLASNAHWSATLLSLALVFVVLSFVLALGPMAGAIADYALGGHTGQFRGADLPALYRIYGAGFAMMCALVMLLFLQGMRHGTPANPPELRGRAIIYGLMAGIASLSVIVALIPATAFSAAFAYALLPPVIGLFAWRFDWGSGVAPDGPQRPQADPHPDHVQHR, encoded by the coding sequence ATGCGCGAAGACGGCAACCGCTCCGATGCCGCGCGGCTCGACGCGTTCGTCGACGCCGCCTTCGCCTTCGCCCTCACGCTGCTGGTCGCCACCAACGCCGGCACCACCGGCACCCTGATCGCCGCCCTCGATGCCGCGCTCGCCAGCCTGCCGGCCTTCGTCTTCGGGTTCGCCGTGCTCGCCATGTTCTGGCATGAGCATGTCAGCTGGCGTCGCCTCGCTAGCAACGCCCACTGGAGCGCCACGCTGCTCAGCCTCGCCCTTGTGTTTGTGGTGCTCAGCTTCGTGCTGGCCCTGGGTCCGATGGCCGGCGCCATCGCGGACTATGCGCTCGGCGGCCACACCGGCCAGTTTCGCGGCGCCGACCTGCCCGCGCTCTACCGGATCTACGGCGCCGGCTTCGCCATGATGTGCGCGCTCGTCATGCTGCTGTTTCTCCAAGGGATGCGCCACGGCACCCCGGCCAACCCGCCGGAACTCCGCGGCCGCGCCATCATCTATGGCCTGATGGCCGGCATCGCCAGCCTGTCGGTGATCGTCGCCCTGATCCCGGCCACGGCCTTTTCCGCTGCCTTCGCCTATGCCCTGCTGCCGCCGGTCATCGGCTTGTTCGCCTGGCGCTTCGACTGGGGGTCAGGCGTCGCGCCGGATGGCCCACAGCGTCCACAGGCCGATCCCCACCCAGATCACGTTCAGCACCGCTGA